One Triticum dicoccoides isolate Atlit2015 ecotype Zavitan chromosome 5B, WEW_v2.0, whole genome shotgun sequence genomic window carries:
- the LOC119305573 gene encoding putative receptor protein kinase ZmPK1: MAARLFLALLLSFSFQLCSCAPPWQIMTTGSYMTPEDHERIFLISPDTTFSCGFHRVGTNAFTFSIWYTAVKTVVWTANPYSMVNGYYSPVNIYGSRISLKHNGNLVLTDNNGSMVWESKTSSGKHTIVSLLNTGNLVISDSGNNTVWQSFHSPTDTLLPWQNLTKDTRLVSGYHHLYFDNDNVLRLLYDGPEITSIYWPSPDYNALKNGRNRYNSTRVAFLDDKGNFVSSDGFKIEASDSGAGIKRRITIDHDGNFRMYSLDVSTGNWVVTGQAVIQMCYVHGLCGKNGLCDYSGGLKCRCPPEHVMVDPTGWNKGCKPAFTIGSNQPHEDFTFVKQPRADFYGFDLSSNQSISFKACRDICLNSSSCISFTYKGGDGWCYTKDILYNGQVYPYFPGDNYMKVPKSFNGWCLFFRQSSMPKSMEDGYKMIRNQFRRFTYRELSEATDEFKEEIGRGGAGIVYRGVLEDKKIVAVKKLTNVQHGEEEFWAEVTLIGRINHINLVRMMGFCSEGESRLLVYEYVENESLDKYLFGERSTESLLGWSQRYKIALGTARGLAYLHHECLEWIVHCDVKPENILLSRDFNAKIADFGLAKLAKRDSANFNFTQMRGTMGYMAPEWALNMPINAKVDVYSYGVVLLEIVTGTRVSSGIIANERQMGFPDFIQEAKQILATENINDLVDAKLKGHFDLEQATAMVRIAVSCLGDRSKRPTMDEVLKSLMSYDDEDYHPAYSY; encoded by the exons ATGGCTGCGCGGCTCTTTCTGGCCCTTCTTTTATCATTCTCCTTCCAGCTTTGCTCTTGTGCTCCCCCATGGCAGATCATGACCACTGGCTCATACATGACTCCAGAAGATCATGAGAGAATCTTTCTCATCTCACCAGATACCACCTTCTCTTGCGGCTTCCATCGAGTTGGAACAAATGCTTTCACCTTCTCCATCTGGTACACCGCCGTGAAAACGGTTGTCTGGACGGCAAATCCCTACTCCATGGTGAATGGCTACTATTCCCCAGTGAACATTTACGGCTCCAGGATATCTCTGAAACACAATGGAAACCTGGTCCTGACAGATAACAATGGCTCAATGGTATGGGAAAGCAAGACATCTTCAGGCAAGCACACAATTGTTTCCCTCCTCAACACTGGCAACCTTGTTATCAGTGATTCTGGTAATAATACTGTATGGCAGAGCTTTCACTCACCAACAGACACCTTGCTCCCTTGGCAAAACTTGACGAAAGACACAAGGTTAGTCTCTGGTTACCATCACCTCTATTTTGACAACGACAATGTCTTGCGCCTATTATATGATGGCCCAGAGATTACAAGCATCTACTGGCCAAGTCCAGATTACAATGCACTGAAAAATGGACGCAATAGATATAACAGCACCAGGGTAGCATTTCTTGATGACAAGGGTAATTTTGTGTcaagtgatgggtttaaaatagAGGCTTCAGATTCAGGTGCTGGGATCAAGAGGAGGATCACAATTGATCACGATGGCAATTTCAGAATGTACAGCTTGGATGTGTCAACAGGGAATTGGGTGGTCACAGGGCAGGCAGTAATACAGATGTGCTATGTGCATGGATTATGTGGTAAGAATGGGCTTTGTGACTACTCAGGGGGCCTTAAATGTAGATGCCCTCCAGAACATGTGATGGTTGATCCAACAGGTTGGAACAAGGGATGCAAACCAGCATTCACAATTGGCAGCAATCAACCACATGAGGATTTCACATTTGTTAAGCAACCTCGTGCAGACTTCTATGGCTTTGATCTGAGCTCTAATCAATCCATCTCATTTAAAGCATGTAGGGACATTTGCCTGAACAGCAGCTCATGTATATCTTTCACATACAAGGGTGGGGATGGTTGGTGTTACACTAAAGACATACTCTACAACGGTCAGGTGTACCCATATTTCCCAGGAGACAACTACATGAAAGTACCAAAGAGTTTCAACG GATGGTGCCTTTTTTTCAGACAGAGTAGCATGCCCAAATCAATGGAGGATGGATACAAGATGATAAGAAACCAGTTCAGGCGGTTTACATACAGAGAATTGAGTGAAGCAACTGACGAATTCAAAGAAGAGATTGGGAGAGGGGGTGCTGGAATTGTTTATAGAGGAGTACTTGAAGATAAGAAAATAGTGGCAGTAAAGAAACTCACAAATGTTCAACATGGAGAAGAGGAATTCTGGGCGGAAGTGACTCTAATTGGAAGGATCAATCACATAAATTTGGTCAGGATGATGGGATTTTGCTCTGAAGGGGAAAGCAGGTTATTGGTATATGAGTATGTGGAGAATGAGTCACTGGACAAGTACCTCTTTGGTGAGAGAAGTACTGAAAGTCTGCTCGGTTGGAGCCAAAGGTACAAGATCGCCTTGGGCACAGCAAGGGGTCTTGCTTATCTTCATCATGAATGCCTTGAATGGATTGTCCATTGTGATGTGAAGCCAGAAAACATACTCCTAAGTCGAGATTTCAATGCCAAAATAGCGGACTTCGGACTAGCCAAGCTTGCAAAGCGAGATAGCGCTAACTTCAATTTCACCCAAATGAGAGGCACGATGGGCTACATGGCACCAGAATGGGCACTGAATATGCCGATCAATGCGAAGGTCGATGTTTACAGCTATGGAGTTGTGCTTCTGGAAATTGTGACTGGAACTAGGGTTTCAAGTGGCATAATTGCCAACGAAAGACAAATGGGGTTTCCAGACTTTATCCAGGAGGCCAAACAGATTCTGGCTACCGAGAATATTAATGATCTAGTGGATGCAAAATTGAAGGGGCATTTCGATCTAGAGCAGGCTACTGCAATGGTGAGAATAGCTGTTTCATGCCTTGGAGACAGAAGCAAGAGGCCGACAATGGACGAAGTTCTGAAGTCTCTTATGTCATATGATGATGAAGACTACCATCCTGCCTATTCATATTGA
- the LOC119309573 gene encoding F-box/FBD/LRR-repeat protein At1g13570-like: protein MAWWKRRRHAITGRSARGRVKEAALAEADALISLPPDALDNILVRLGIRDAVRTSALSRVWRHRWEALPYLDLHFPRLGGDEGAPAGLWSLDGILLRCPGRVRLFHAELDGPYAGRVHDWLFVLSRRGVEILDLSFNDSFPTLPSSVFSCSRLTSLSLFGCAIPLLPAGFVAFPDLKKLTLANVHLEDYGEYQLEEIIRTSPLLEYLVLTDVFIDGEHIREWVIRAPNLRHLTICSENYYGWILKDLTCLNSAVIDWFDNVVHHDFAKFLSGLVQVRKLLVVSFNAPSAMIPKIILCTFHNLKSLKLRMHFCEQPPIMLAFCLLKSAPNLEKLKIEIYDKEEQKFEANGEFQNALWTDGMCANLQVVQMTGINWWRNEMCFIELILSKARLLRALFISYGGNVVMSSEDAINELLTYKRASAEAQVLFKGKAEEYY, encoded by the exons ATGGCCTGGTGGAAACGGCGCCGCCACGCGATCACGGGAAGAAGCGCCCGGGGCCGGGTGAAGGAGGCCGCACTGGCGGAGGCGGACGCCCTGATCTCCCTTCCCCCGGACGCCCTCGACAACATCCTCGTCCGTCTCGGCATCCGCGACGCCGTCCGCACGTCGGCGCTCTCCCGCGTCTGGCGACACCGATGGGAGGCCCTCCCATACCTCGATCTCCACTTTCCCCGCCTCGGAGGCGATGAGGGCGCGCCGGCGGGGCTGTGGTCCCTCGACGGCATCCTCCTCCGCTGCCCCGGCCGCGTCCGGCTCTTCCACGCGGAGCTCGACGGGCCCTACGCAGGCCGCGTCCACGACTGGCTCTTCGTCCTCTCCCGCAGGGGTGTCGAGATCCTGGACCTGAGCTTCAACGACTCGTTCCCCACCCTCCCCTCCTCCGTCTTCTCCTGCAGCCGGCTCACCTCCCTCAGTCTCTTCGGCTGCGCCATTCCGCTCCTACCCGCAGGCTTCGTGGCCTTCCCGGATCTAAAGAAATTAACTCTCGCAAACGTCCACTTAGAGGACTATGGGGAGTACCAACTTGAGGAGATCATAAGGACATCCCCGTTGCTCGAGTATCTGGTACTTACAGATGTTTTCATCGATGGCGAGCACATCAGAGAATGGGTGATTCGGGCGCCCAATCTCAGGCACTTGACGATTTGTTCAGAGAACTATTATGGCTGGATCCTCAAGGACTTGACATGCCTGAATTCCGCAGTCATCGATTGGTTTGACAATGTTGTTCACCACGATTTTGCCAAGTTTCTTTCCGGGCTTGTTCAAGTTAGGAAGCTTTTGGTCGTTTCATTCAACGCACCG AGTGCTATGATACCGAAGATAATTCTGTGCACCTTTCACAACTTGAAGAGCTTGAAGTTGCGTATGCACTTTTGTGAGCAACCCCCTATTATGTTAGCGTTTTGCTTactaaagagtgccccaaatcttGAAAAGCTTAAAATAGAG ATCTATGATAAGGAGGAGCAGAAATTTGAGGCAAATGGAGAGTTTCAAAATGCATTATGGACTGATGGCATGTGTGCCAACCTTCAGGTTGTGCAGATGACCGGCATTAATTGGTGGCGAAATGAAATGTGCTTTATAGAGCTCATTCTCTCTAAAGCAAGGCTTCTTCGTGCATTATTTATTAGCTATGGTGGGAACGTTGTGATGTCTAGTGAGGATGCTATAAATGAATTACTAACATACAAAAGGGCTTCAGCTGAAGCTCAGGTCTTATTTAAAG GTAAAGCAGAAGAGTATTATTAG